TATCCCACCTTTTGTTTCTAGCATTTAAACCTAAGCTCATCTTGGATGTTTAGTTGGGTAACTTGATTTTTATTAATGAAATCAGTAGGAAGAATATGGCTATGGAAGTTACCCAGGTTCTTCTAAGCGCACAAGCAGTTGATTCGACAGTAAGGAAGCATGCTGAGGAGACCTTGAAACAGTTTCAGGAACAAAACCTTCCTGGTTTTTTGTTATCTCTTTCTGGCGAGCTTGCTAGTGAGGAAAAACCGGTGGAAAGCCGGAAACTAGCAGGTTTGATTCTTAAAAATGCTTTGGATGCCAAGGAGCAGCACAGGAAGTTTGAGCTAGTGCAAAGATGGTTATCATTAGATGCGGATGTGAAGAGCCAAATCAAGGCATGCTTGTTACAGACCCTCTCCTCTACTGCATCTGATGCGAGGTCCACAGCATCACAAGTCATTGCAAAAGTTGCAGGCATTGAACTGCCGCATCGTCGGTGGCCTGAGTTGGTAGGCTCCCTTCTATCAAATATCCACCAGATTCCTCCCCATGTTAAGCAAGCCACCCTTGAAACACTGGGGTACCTGTGTGAGGAAGTTGGTCCAGAGGTTGTTGATCAAGATCAAGTAAACAAAATACTAACAGCTGTAGTTCAAGGCATGAATGCTAATGAAGGAAATACAGATGTCCGGCTTGCTGCTACTCGGGCTCTGTATAATGCTCTGGGATTTGCCCAGGCTAACTTTTCAAATGATATGGAGCGAGATTACATAATGAGAGTTGTTTGTGAGGCCACTCTCTCACCAGAAGGGAAGATTCGGCAGGCTGCATCTGAGTGTTTGGTCTCGATTGGGTCAGCATATTATGACAAGTTAGCTCCATACATTCAAGACATTTTCAACATCACTTCCAAGGCTGTCCGAGAAGATGCTGAGCCGGTTGCTCTTCAGGCAATTGAATTTTGGAGCACCATATGCGACGAGGAAATTGATATTTTGGAAGAGTATGGAGGTGGTTTTACCTCAGATTCTGATGTACCatgctattattttattaagcaGGCACTACCTGCTCTTGTTCCTATGTTATTAGAGACACTCCTTAAGCAAGAAGAAGATCAGGATCAGGATGAGGGTGCTTGGAATCTTGCAATGGCTGGTGGAACTTGCCTTGGTTTGGTCGCCCGAACAGTGGGAGATGACATTGTACCTCTCGTCATGCCATTTATCGAAGAAAATATAACTAAGGGAGACTGGAGGCAGAGAGAAGCTGCCACCTATGCATTTGGTTCCGTATTAGAAGGACCTTCACCTGACAAGCTAAATCCTATTGTCAATGTTGCTTTAAGTTTCATGCTCACTGCTTTGACTAATGATCCAAATAGCCATGTTAAGGATACAACTGCGTGGACACTGGGAAGAATATTTGAATTTCTTCATGGTTCAACTGTGGAGAATCCTATCATTACCCCAGCAAACTGCCAACAGATTATCACAGTTCTCCTCCAGAGCATGAAAGATGCTCCTAATGTCTCCGAGAAAGCATGTGGTGCTCTCTATTTCTTAGCTCAAGGTTACGAGGACGTGGGCACAACATCACCTTTGACACCTTATTTCCAGGAAATTGTTCAGTCCCTTCTCATTGTCACCCACAGAGAAGATGCAGGCGAGTCTCGACTCAGGACAGCTGCCTATGAGACCCTGAATGAAGTAGTAAGGTGTTCATCTGATGAAACGGCTCACTTAGTGTTGGAACTAGTTCAAGTACTCATGACTGAGCTTCACAAGACTCTCGAAGCACAGAAACTTTCTTCTGACGAGAGAGAGAAGCAGAACGAATTACAAGGCCTTCTATGTGGGTGCTTGCAGGTCATCATCCAGAAATTGTGTGCATCAGAACCGACCAAGTATGCTTTTATGCAGTATGCAGATCAGATAATGAATCTTTTTCTACGAGTTTTTGCTAGTAGAAGTGCCACTGTTCACGAAGAAGCAATGCTTGCCATTGGTGCCCTTGCCTATGCAATAGGTCACAACTTTGCTAAGTACGTACCAGATTTTTATAAGTATTTGGAGACGGGACTTCAGAATTTTGAGGAATATCAAGTCTGTGCTGTCACCGTTGGTGTTGTGGGGGACTTGTGCAGGGCTTTGGAAGGTGCTATTTTACCTTATTGTGATGGAATAATGACCCAGCTTCTTAAAGATTTGTCAAGCAACCAGTTGCACCGGTCTGTGAAGCCTCCAATCTTTTCATGCTTTGGAGACATAGCTCTGGCAATTGGAGAGAACTTTGAGAAGTATTTGATGTATTCCATGCCCATGTTGCAGAGTGCTGCAGAGTTGTCTGCCCACACATCAGGTGTTGATGATGAAATGTTAGAATATACTAACCTTCTAAGGAATGGAATTTTAGAGGCATATTCTGGGATATTTCAGGGCTTCAAGAACTCGCCTAAAACCCAACTTCTGATTCCATACGCACCTCACATTCTGCAATTCCTGGACAGCATTTACATGGAGAAAGATATGTGAGTATCTCTATTCTTTATTATGGATTTTCAAATCCAGATTTCCTATTTTGTTATCTAATTGTTTTTTCTATCAATCTCAGGGATGATGTCGTGATGAAAACTGCAATAGGAGTCCTTGGAGATCTAGCTGATACTTTGGGCAGTAATGCGGGTTCTTTGATTCAGCAGTCTCTGTCAAGCAAAGACTTTTTAAATGAATGCTTGTCTTCAGATGACCATTTGATTAAAGAATCTGCTGAGTGGGCCAGGATGGCCATTAGTCGTGCCATATCTGTTTGAGTTTCTGTCCACTTGTTGCATATAACTTAAATCTTCATGCATATGCTCGTGTCGAGTCGGGGTCGAAGTGTCACATCGGTCGTTGCCATCATTGACAGCGGAAGCATTTTGCTTCTTGCTGTCACTAACTCATGCATCAGCATCAGGGGGACTCGGGTTCATTTATATTGCCATAGGGGTGGGAGTTGGCTACACTTGCTTCAAAGAACTTTTTGAAGGATTGATGAGTGGAAGTGTCTTGGGGATTGCATTTGGAGAAGAGAGAGATGGGTATCGCGCTGAACGTTTGTTTCAACTGATTGCTGGTCGTCTATATTGGTGTTCATATGAATTAAGCCCCCATGTCAGTCTGATGCTACCTGCTTGCAGACTGTTAATTCGACTTTGATTTACATGATACTTGAAGATGGCCACCCTGCCACCTTTTTCTCATCTTAGAATTATTTGCCCATACatctttttactttttttttaaaatttcagtcTGTTGTATTGTGTCGGTCCAAATCATCGATTTTCAAGGTCAGGCTGCATTATTCATTCACATGGGGTGATGTCGTCCTATTTCAGTTGGGGCATATGTCATATGCATTTTTAGTTCAGTTTTCAGTTTCACAGGTCGTTTGAGTCTAAAAATACTACCCATGCATGAGCCCAAGGTTGCTGCTCTTTTCTAACCGTTGAAGGTacattttttctttaatttttcctttttcaatgTATAATATAATTCGTTTCAAAGCACTCTTAAGACCTGGATTATTGGAatgtcatgaaaatgtgatGACATCAGAAAGATCGAGAATACAATCGAAGAACCACTTTTGTCTAAGAGGCATTGTATTTGCGGTCTTGCCTTGTAATTTTCATCTCTTTATGTATGATCTTGTGTCGATGGACATGTGGAATTTGGTTTCTCTTGTATGGTGCTCATTGTTTTTGCTTTCCAATGTAAAGGCAGTTTTGAAATGGTCATGTTTGTTAACTGGATATGTCCTACATATTTGTTCAACTGCTGTAGCATTGGATTTCTTCCTATTGGTTTTATCGAGACTATGTAAGTTGTGGTTTGAATCCTTCTGCATAGTTTGGCCACGGATTCTTTAATTAATACAATTCCCAAGTTGTATTTAACTTTCATCATGGCTTTTGAAGTGTAGGGCCAATTGCCAATGCGCTTTTGGTAGTTTCCTAAGTATACAACTTTTTCACTAGTTAAATGGTTCTTTCCAGATCCTATCCGTTGTCCCGCGCGTTcaaatttcagtatgttttatttcaaTTGTTGTTTCATCGTTTCATTTTTTTTACATTGGTGATACATTTACCccttaaaatttattttgaagattttcttttttaaaaaggtattttaatgaatatattttatatcattatTTTAATTCAGATTCTTTGTTTTGATGGTGTATTTTTGGTCGGTCCAAATCTGAGCGCTTGCTATACATTATACGAAAGCAAAAGCTTCCTCTTCCCAACTGAACCAGCTTGTAACTACTGTGAATTGATCGTGTAATCTTAGTTTTTACAATAATTGCATAATCATGCTgtgattcaaaattttaaattattattatataactGTCCGAGACTAAAGTTTCTATTTTTGCACAATATAAATAACACATGATGGAAGATAGAAATTTTTATTCCAATGCTTTGCTATTTTCTTGGTGTGGGGGTAAGGGTTTAGATTTGGCATATTCGAAATCGAGATGCTGCATAAATGAAGAGAATGAGATGGTGGGTGTCCTTGTGCACGATTAGCTGTTACTCGTAGATATTTCGAGATTTGGTTTTCCGCGATTCAACTTTAGAATGATGACCATAGTCGGCAGATAATGAAGTCGAAAGCCAAGAATATCCTGCCAAATATTCCTTATGAACAGCATGCACCACATTGAGAGTAGTATTACCGAAAAGGCAGCGGCAACAACATCAATCGCTTCCCACTTCCCATAGATCGACATGAAACAGCAAGGTGTATCATCTAGGGGTGGATTTTGTAATAGTTTATTTCAATTGATTTCAAGTTTTTAACGAATGAAATGTTTGGAAATTGTACGTAAAAGttgataaacatttaaaaaaatgtttttgtgAGCAATATTTTAGATCGATGACAAGCTAATTTTACTTTGTAATTCCATATGGATAGTTGTTTTGACTTGGTGGATGGGAAGATATCCAACAATGATGCTAGCAATATTGATTGCTTCTCTATTTTGGATCTTTTAGTTTGCATCAAACTG
This genomic interval from Primulina eburnea isolate SZY01 chromosome 16, ASM2296580v1, whole genome shotgun sequence contains the following:
- the LOC140816949 gene encoding importin subunit beta-1-like isoform X1 codes for the protein MKNMAMEVTQVLLSAQAVDSTVRKHAEETLKQFQEQNLPGFLLSLSGELASEEKPVESRKLAGLILKNALDAKEQHRKFELVQRWLSLDADVKSQIKACLLQTLSSTASDARSTASQVIAKVAGIELPHRRWPELVGSLLSNIHQIPPHVKQATLETLGYLCEEVGPEVVDQDQVNKILTAVVQGMNANEGNTDVRLAATRALYNALGFAQANFSNDMERDYIMRVVCEATLSPEGKIRQAASECLVSIGSAYYDKLAPYIQDIFNITSKAVREDAEPVALQAIEFWSTICDEEIDILEEYGGGFTSDSDVPCYYFIKQALPALVPMLLETLLKQEEDQDQDEGAWNLAMAGGTCLGLVARTVGDDIVPLVMPFIEENITKGDWRQREAATYAFGSVLEGPSPDKLNPIVNVALSFMLTALTNDPNSHVKDTTAWTLGRIFEFLHGSTVENPIITPANCQQIITVLLQSMKDAPNVSEKACGALYFLAQGYEDVGTTSPLTPYFQEIVQSLLIVTHREDAGESRLRTAAYETLNEVVRCSSDETAHLVLELVQVLMTELHKTLEAQKLSSDEREKQNELQGLLCGCLQVIIQKLCASEPTKYAFMQYADQIMNLFLRVFASRSATVHEEAMLAIGALAYAIGHNFAKYVPDFYKYLETGLQNFEEYQVCAVTVGVVGDLCRALEGAILPYCDGIMTQLLKDLSSNQLHRSVKPPIFSCFGDIALAIGENFEKYLMYSMPMLQSAAELSAHTSGVDDEMLEYTNLLRNGILEAYSGIFQGFKNSPKTQLLIPYAPHILQFLDSIYMEKDMDDVVMKTAIGVLGDLADTLGSNAGSLIQQSLSSKDFLNECLSSDDHLIKESAEWARMAISRAISV
- the LOC140816949 gene encoding importin subunit beta-1-like isoform X2 produces the protein MAMEVTQVLLSAQAVDSTVRKHAEETLKQFQEQNLPGFLLSLSGELASEEKPVESRKLAGLILKNALDAKEQHRKFELVQRWLSLDADVKSQIKACLLQTLSSTASDARSTASQVIAKVAGIELPHRRWPELVGSLLSNIHQIPPHVKQATLETLGYLCEEVGPEVVDQDQVNKILTAVVQGMNANEGNTDVRLAATRALYNALGFAQANFSNDMERDYIMRVVCEATLSPEGKIRQAASECLVSIGSAYYDKLAPYIQDIFNITSKAVREDAEPVALQAIEFWSTICDEEIDILEEYGGGFTSDSDVPCYYFIKQALPALVPMLLETLLKQEEDQDQDEGAWNLAMAGGTCLGLVARTVGDDIVPLVMPFIEENITKGDWRQREAATYAFGSVLEGPSPDKLNPIVNVALSFMLTALTNDPNSHVKDTTAWTLGRIFEFLHGSTVENPIITPANCQQIITVLLQSMKDAPNVSEKACGALYFLAQGYEDVGTTSPLTPYFQEIVQSLLIVTHREDAGESRLRTAAYETLNEVVRCSSDETAHLVLELVQVLMTELHKTLEAQKLSSDEREKQNELQGLLCGCLQVIIQKLCASEPTKYAFMQYADQIMNLFLRVFASRSATVHEEAMLAIGALAYAIGHNFAKYVPDFYKYLETGLQNFEEYQVCAVTVGVVGDLCRALEGAILPYCDGIMTQLLKDLSSNQLHRSVKPPIFSCFGDIALAIGENFEKYLMYSMPMLQSAAELSAHTSGVDDEMLEYTNLLRNGILEAYSGIFQGFKNSPKTQLLIPYAPHILQFLDSIYMEKDMDDVVMKTAIGVLGDLADTLGSNAGSLIQQSLSSKDFLNECLSSDDHLIKESAEWARMAISRAISV